In Cinclus cinclus chromosome 13, bCinCin1.1, whole genome shotgun sequence, a genomic segment contains:
- the ADAM10 gene encoding disintegrin and metalloproteinase domain-containing protein 10 isoform X3 yields the protein MDLAGTIILLCSCAAGAGGQYGNPLNKYIRHYEGLSYDVDLLHQKHQRAKRAVSHEEQFLRLDFHAHGRQFNLRMKRDTSLFSDDFKVEISNQVIDYDTSHIYTGHIYGEQGSFTHGSVVDGKFEGFIQTHSGTFYVEPAERYIKDRNLPFHSVIYHEDDIKYPHKYGPQGGCADHSVFERMQKYQMTGIEEPTTEPVEEPKKDDPQLLRKKRATQAEKNTCQLYIQTDHLFYKHYGTREAVIAQINTTVDEKDSSNPFRFPNIGVEKFLELNSEQNHDDYCLAYVFTDRDFDDGVLGLAWVGAPSGSSGGICEKSKLYSDGKKKSLNTGIITVQNYGSHVPPKVSHITFAHEVGHNFGSPHDSGMECTPGESKNLGQKENGNYIMYARATSGDKLNNNKFSICSIRNISQVLEKKRNNCFVESGQPICGNGLVEQGEQCDCGYSDQCKDDCCYDANQPEDKKCKLRPGKNCSPSQGPCCTAQCDFKSRTDKCRNDSDCAKEGMCNGISALCPISEPKENFTVCNRNTQVCIKGQCAGSICEKHGLEECTCASSDGKDDRELCHVCCMRKMDPATCASTGSSRWQEYFNLETITLQPGSPCNDFKGYCDVFMRCRLVDADGPLARLKKAIFNPELYENIAEWIVAYWWAVLLMGIALIMLMAGFIKICSVHTPSSNPKLPPHKPLPGTLKRRRPPQTTQPPQRQRPRESYQMGHMRR from the exons aCAATTCAACCTTCGAATGAAGAGAGATACATCTCTTTTTAGTGATGACTTTAAAGTAGAAATATCAAACCAAGTAATTGATTATGATACCTCCCATATTTACACTGGACACATTTATG GTGAGCAGGGAAGTTTTACTCATGGGTCTGTTGTTGATGGAAAATTTGAAGGATTCATCCAAACTCACAGTGGGACCTTTTATGTTGAGCCAGCAGAGAGATACATAAAGGACAGAAACCTACCATTCCACTCTGTCATTTATCATGAAGATGATATCA AATATCCACATAAATATGGACCACAAGGAGGTTGTGCAGATCATTCAGTATTTGAAAGAATGCAGAAGTACCAGATGACTGGTATAGAAGAACCAACAACAGAG CCTGTTGAAGAGCCTAAGAAGGATGATCCACAGCTCTTGAGGAAAAAGCGTGCCACTCAGGCTGAAAAAAACACTTGTCAGCTGTACATCCAGACTGATCACCTATTCTACAAGCATTATGGaaccagagaagctgtgattGCACAG ATTAACACAACCGTAGATGAGAAGGACTCTTCCAATCCCTTTAGATTTCCTAACATCGGTGTGGAAAAGTTTCTGGAACTGAACTCAGAACAGAATCATGATGATTATTGCTTGGCCTATGTGTTTACAGACCGTGATTTTGATGATGGAGTCCTTGGTCTGGCTTGGGTTGGAGCCCCTTCAG GGAGCTCTGGTGGAATATGTGAAAAGAGCAAATTGTATTCAGATGGTAAGAAGAAGTCTCTAAACACTGGAATCATCACTGTCCAGAACTATGGCTCTCATGTGCCCCCCAAGGTTTCTCACATTACTTTTGCACATGAGGTTGGGCATAACTTTGGTTCCCCT CATGATTCTGGAATGGAGTGCACTCCTGGAGAGTCCAAGAATTtgggacagaaggaaaatggCAATTATATCATGTATGCAAGAGCTACATCTGGGGACAAACTTAACAACAATAAATTCTCTATCTGTAGCATTCGAAATATCAGCCAAGTTcttgagaaaaagagaaataattgttttgttG AGTCTGGGCAGCCCATCTGTGGTAATGGACTGGTTGAACAAGGAGAGCAGTGTGATTGTGGATACAGTGACCAGTGTAAAGATGACTGCTGTTATGATGCAAACCAACCAGAAGATAAAAAATGCAAGTTAAGACCAGGCAAAAACTGCAG CCCCAGCCAAGGCCCATGTTGCACTGCCCAGTGTGATTTCAAATCAAGAACGGATAAGTGTCGGAATGACTCTGACTGTGCTAAGGAAGGAATGTGTAATGGTATCAGTGCTCTCTGCCCAATATCTGAACCCAAAGAAAACTTCACAGTGTGCAACAGGAACACCCAAGTTTGCATAAAGGGG CAATGTGCTGGCTCTATATGTGAGAAGCACGGCTTGGAGGAGTGTACATGTGCTAGTTCAGATGGCAAGGATGATAGAGAGCTGTGCCATGTCTGCTGCATGAGAAAAA TGGACCCAGCTACTTGTGCAAGCACAGGCTCAAGCCGATGGCAGGAATACTTTAATCTTGAAACCATTACTTTACAACCTGGATCTCCCTGTAATGATTTTAAAGGCTACTGTGATGTGTTTATGAGGTGTCGGCTAGTAGATGCTGATGGCCCTCTAGCTAGAttaaagaaagcaatttttaatCCAGAACTATATGAAAATATTGCAGAATGGATTGTG gcTTATTGGTGGGCAGTGTTACTTATGGGAATTGCATTGATAATGTTGATGGCTGGCTTCATTAAGATATGCAGTGTTCATACTCCAAGCAGTAATCCAAAGTTGCCTCCTCATAAACCACTTCCAG GCACTTTAAAAAGGAGGAGACCACCACAAACCACTCAGCCCCCACAGCGGCAAAGGCCCCGAGAGAGTTATCAGATGGGACATATGAGACGCTGA
- the ADAM10 gene encoding disintegrin and metalloproteinase domain-containing protein 10 isoform X2 — translation MDLAGTIILLCSCAAGAGGQYGNPLNKYIRHYEGLSYDVDLLHQKHQRAKRAVSHEEQFLRLDFHAHGRQFNLRMKRDTSLFSDDFKVEISNQVIDYDTSHIYTGHIYGEQGSFTHGSVVDGKFEGFIQTHSGTFYVEPAERYIKDRNLPFHSVIYHEDDIKYPHKYGPQGGCADHSVFERMQKYQMTGIEEPTTEPVEEPKKDDPQLLRKKRATQAEKNTCQLYIQTDHLFYKHYGTREAVIAQISSHVKAIDTIYQSTDFSGIRNISFMVKRIRINTTVDEKDSSNPFRFPNIGVEKFLELNSEQNHDDYCLAYVFTDRDFDDGVLGLAWVGAPSGSSGGICEKSKLYSDGKKKSLNTGIITVQNYGSHVPPKVSHITFAHEVGHNFGSPHDSGMECTPGESKNLGQKENGNYIMYARATSGDKLNNNKFSICSIRNISQVLEKKRNNCFVESGQPICGNGLVEQGEQCDCGYSDQCKDDCCYDANQPEDKKCKLRPGKNCSPSQGPCCTAQCDFKSRTDKCRNDSDCAKEGMCNGISALCPISEPKENFTVCNRNTQVCIKGQCAGSICEKHGLEECTCASSDGKDDRELCHVCCMRKMDPATCASTGSSRWQEYFNLETITLQPGSPCNDFKGYCDVFMRCRLVDADGPLARLKKAIFNPELYENIAEWIVAYWWAVLLMGIALIMLMAGFIKICSVHTPSSNPKLPPHKPLPGTLKRRRPPQTTQPPQRQRPRESYQMGHMRR, via the exons aCAATTCAACCTTCGAATGAAGAGAGATACATCTCTTTTTAGTGATGACTTTAAAGTAGAAATATCAAACCAAGTAATTGATTATGATACCTCCCATATTTACACTGGACACATTTATG GTGAGCAGGGAAGTTTTACTCATGGGTCTGTTGTTGATGGAAAATTTGAAGGATTCATCCAAACTCACAGTGGGACCTTTTATGTTGAGCCAGCAGAGAGATACATAAAGGACAGAAACCTACCATTCCACTCTGTCATTTATCATGAAGATGATATCA AATATCCACATAAATATGGACCACAAGGAGGTTGTGCAGATCATTCAGTATTTGAAAGAATGCAGAAGTACCAGATGACTGGTATAGAAGAACCAACAACAGAG CCTGTTGAAGAGCCTAAGAAGGATGATCCACAGCTCTTGAGGAAAAAGCGTGCCACTCAGGCTGAAAAAAACACTTGTCAGCTGTACATCCAGACTGATCACCTATTCTACAAGCATTATGGaaccagagaagctgtgattGCACAG ATTTCCAGCCATGTTAAAGCAATTGACACCATTTACCAGTCAACAGATTTTTCAGGGATCCGTAACATCAGCTTCATGGTGAAAAGGATCAGA ATTAACACAACCGTAGATGAGAAGGACTCTTCCAATCCCTTTAGATTTCCTAACATCGGTGTGGAAAAGTTTCTGGAACTGAACTCAGAACAGAATCATGATGATTATTGCTTGGCCTATGTGTTTACAGACCGTGATTTTGATGATGGAGTCCTTGGTCTGGCTTGGGTTGGAGCCCCTTCAG GGAGCTCTGGTGGAATATGTGAAAAGAGCAAATTGTATTCAGATGGTAAGAAGAAGTCTCTAAACACTGGAATCATCACTGTCCAGAACTATGGCTCTCATGTGCCCCCCAAGGTTTCTCACATTACTTTTGCACATGAGGTTGGGCATAACTTTGGTTCCCCT CATGATTCTGGAATGGAGTGCACTCCTGGAGAGTCCAAGAATTtgggacagaaggaaaatggCAATTATATCATGTATGCAAGAGCTACATCTGGGGACAAACTTAACAACAATAAATTCTCTATCTGTAGCATTCGAAATATCAGCCAAGTTcttgagaaaaagagaaataattgttttgttG AGTCTGGGCAGCCCATCTGTGGTAATGGACTGGTTGAACAAGGAGAGCAGTGTGATTGTGGATACAGTGACCAGTGTAAAGATGACTGCTGTTATGATGCAAACCAACCAGAAGATAAAAAATGCAAGTTAAGACCAGGCAAAAACTGCAG CCCCAGCCAAGGCCCATGTTGCACTGCCCAGTGTGATTTCAAATCAAGAACGGATAAGTGTCGGAATGACTCTGACTGTGCTAAGGAAGGAATGTGTAATGGTATCAGTGCTCTCTGCCCAATATCTGAACCCAAAGAAAACTTCACAGTGTGCAACAGGAACACCCAAGTTTGCATAAAGGGG CAATGTGCTGGCTCTATATGTGAGAAGCACGGCTTGGAGGAGTGTACATGTGCTAGTTCAGATGGCAAGGATGATAGAGAGCTGTGCCATGTCTGCTGCATGAGAAAAA TGGACCCAGCTACTTGTGCAAGCACAGGCTCAAGCCGATGGCAGGAATACTTTAATCTTGAAACCATTACTTTACAACCTGGATCTCCCTGTAATGATTTTAAAGGCTACTGTGATGTGTTTATGAGGTGTCGGCTAGTAGATGCTGATGGCCCTCTAGCTAGAttaaagaaagcaatttttaatCCAGAACTATATGAAAATATTGCAGAATGGATTGTG gcTTATTGGTGGGCAGTGTTACTTATGGGAATTGCATTGATAATGTTGATGGCTGGCTTCATTAAGATATGCAGTGTTCATACTCCAAGCAGTAATCCAAAGTTGCCTCCTCATAAACCACTTCCAG GCACTTTAAAAAGGAGGAGACCACCACAAACCACTCAGCCCCCACAGCGGCAAAGGCCCCGAGAGAGTTATCAGATGGGACATATGAGACGCTGA
- the ADAM10 gene encoding disintegrin and metalloproteinase domain-containing protein 10 isoform X1, which yields MDLAGTIILLCSCAAGAGGQYGNPLNKYIRHYEGLSYDVDLLHQKHQRAKRAVSHEEQFLRLDFHAHGRQFNLRMKRDTSLFSDDFKVEISNQVIDYDTSHIYTGHIYGEQGSFTHGSVVDGKFEGFIQTHSGTFYVEPAERYIKDRNLPFHSVIYHEDDIKYPHKYGPQGGCADHSVFERMQKYQMTGIEEPTTEKPVEEPKKDDPQLLRKKRATQAEKNTCQLYIQTDHLFYKHYGTREAVIAQISSHVKAIDTIYQSTDFSGIRNISFMVKRIRINTTVDEKDSSNPFRFPNIGVEKFLELNSEQNHDDYCLAYVFTDRDFDDGVLGLAWVGAPSGSSGGICEKSKLYSDGKKKSLNTGIITVQNYGSHVPPKVSHITFAHEVGHNFGSPHDSGMECTPGESKNLGQKENGNYIMYARATSGDKLNNNKFSICSIRNISQVLEKKRNNCFVESGQPICGNGLVEQGEQCDCGYSDQCKDDCCYDANQPEDKKCKLRPGKNCSPSQGPCCTAQCDFKSRTDKCRNDSDCAKEGMCNGISALCPISEPKENFTVCNRNTQVCIKGQCAGSICEKHGLEECTCASSDGKDDRELCHVCCMRKMDPATCASTGSSRWQEYFNLETITLQPGSPCNDFKGYCDVFMRCRLVDADGPLARLKKAIFNPELYENIAEWIVAYWWAVLLMGIALIMLMAGFIKICSVHTPSSNPKLPPHKPLPGTLKRRRPPQTTQPPQRQRPRESYQMGHMRR from the exons aCAATTCAACCTTCGAATGAAGAGAGATACATCTCTTTTTAGTGATGACTTTAAAGTAGAAATATCAAACCAAGTAATTGATTATGATACCTCCCATATTTACACTGGACACATTTATG GTGAGCAGGGAAGTTTTACTCATGGGTCTGTTGTTGATGGAAAATTTGAAGGATTCATCCAAACTCACAGTGGGACCTTTTATGTTGAGCCAGCAGAGAGATACATAAAGGACAGAAACCTACCATTCCACTCTGTCATTTATCATGAAGATGATATCA AATATCCACATAAATATGGACCACAAGGAGGTTGTGCAGATCATTCAGTATTTGAAAGAATGCAGAAGTACCAGATGACTGGTATAGAAGAACCAACAACAGAG AAGCCTGTTGAAGAGCCTAAGAAGGATGATCCACAGCTCTTGAGGAAAAAGCGTGCCACTCAGGCTGAAAAAAACACTTGTCAGCTGTACATCCAGACTGATCACCTATTCTACAAGCATTATGGaaccagagaagctgtgattGCACAG ATTTCCAGCCATGTTAAAGCAATTGACACCATTTACCAGTCAACAGATTTTTCAGGGATCCGTAACATCAGCTTCATGGTGAAAAGGATCAGA ATTAACACAACCGTAGATGAGAAGGACTCTTCCAATCCCTTTAGATTTCCTAACATCGGTGTGGAAAAGTTTCTGGAACTGAACTCAGAACAGAATCATGATGATTATTGCTTGGCCTATGTGTTTACAGACCGTGATTTTGATGATGGAGTCCTTGGTCTGGCTTGGGTTGGAGCCCCTTCAG GGAGCTCTGGTGGAATATGTGAAAAGAGCAAATTGTATTCAGATGGTAAGAAGAAGTCTCTAAACACTGGAATCATCACTGTCCAGAACTATGGCTCTCATGTGCCCCCCAAGGTTTCTCACATTACTTTTGCACATGAGGTTGGGCATAACTTTGGTTCCCCT CATGATTCTGGAATGGAGTGCACTCCTGGAGAGTCCAAGAATTtgggacagaaggaaaatggCAATTATATCATGTATGCAAGAGCTACATCTGGGGACAAACTTAACAACAATAAATTCTCTATCTGTAGCATTCGAAATATCAGCCAAGTTcttgagaaaaagagaaataattgttttgttG AGTCTGGGCAGCCCATCTGTGGTAATGGACTGGTTGAACAAGGAGAGCAGTGTGATTGTGGATACAGTGACCAGTGTAAAGATGACTGCTGTTATGATGCAAACCAACCAGAAGATAAAAAATGCAAGTTAAGACCAGGCAAAAACTGCAG CCCCAGCCAAGGCCCATGTTGCACTGCCCAGTGTGATTTCAAATCAAGAACGGATAAGTGTCGGAATGACTCTGACTGTGCTAAGGAAGGAATGTGTAATGGTATCAGTGCTCTCTGCCCAATATCTGAACCCAAAGAAAACTTCACAGTGTGCAACAGGAACACCCAAGTTTGCATAAAGGGG CAATGTGCTGGCTCTATATGTGAGAAGCACGGCTTGGAGGAGTGTACATGTGCTAGTTCAGATGGCAAGGATGATAGAGAGCTGTGCCATGTCTGCTGCATGAGAAAAA TGGACCCAGCTACTTGTGCAAGCACAGGCTCAAGCCGATGGCAGGAATACTTTAATCTTGAAACCATTACTTTACAACCTGGATCTCCCTGTAATGATTTTAAAGGCTACTGTGATGTGTTTATGAGGTGTCGGCTAGTAGATGCTGATGGCCCTCTAGCTAGAttaaagaaagcaatttttaatCCAGAACTATATGAAAATATTGCAGAATGGATTGTG gcTTATTGGTGGGCAGTGTTACTTATGGGAATTGCATTGATAATGTTGATGGCTGGCTTCATTAAGATATGCAGTGTTCATACTCCAAGCAGTAATCCAAAGTTGCCTCCTCATAAACCACTTCCAG GCACTTTAAAAAGGAGGAGACCACCACAAACCACTCAGCCCCCACAGCGGCAAAGGCCCCGAGAGAGTTATCAGATGGGACATATGAGACGCTGA